The following is a genomic window from Onychomys torridus chromosome 13, mOncTor1.1, whole genome shotgun sequence.
cacgtgcacatgtgcacagacagagacacaaatacacatgattaaaaataaaattaaattaaaataaaataaaaaacaacaacatgtcaggcagtggtgcctcacgcctttaatctcagcacttgggaagcagaggcaggtgggtgtgAGATCAAAGCTAGCCCAGTGTACAGAgctacttccaggacagccagggctacattaaaaacaaaaacaaaaacaaactccatcttggaaaaaaattaaaaacaaacaaacaaacaacaaaaaaaggaagcaacATAGAGAGAGGATCCAGTGTTTAAATAGAAGAAACTATGGTGGGTATTTCACCCTCTAGCCATATCAGAGGGTGACACTGTTATATGCTATATGGGTTCTATTTCAAATAACATTATATCTTTGACAATGTTCCATATTAGACATCTTACTTCTTATAGCATTACATCTGaatgaaaaatcaaattttaGTTTACTGTTGATCATCCCCATTCATACATGTAAATTTTTAGATATCCAAAATATTATAAAGTATATGTATATGCGAAAATGACAAAATGAGACCCATCATTTTGAATACtttcaaaaactaataaaaataaataaatgttcaaatatataGCTTAAATCCTTCTATGCTTCTTTTTAATGATATTATGTACGCATACATACTTATACATTTTCATGTTTATACATGTCAGCAAATTTTATacagcaaattcagagaaatattTAACTTTTTCAGAAGCCTTATCTGGGATCTAGGAGACCAGAGTGACCtttaaggacacacacacacacacacacacacacacacacacacacacacacggaattaTTAAGGACATATTCAATTTGAAAGAGGAAACTGTTAAAGCAATTGCTCACCCCGGAACCAAGCCCAGCACTGGCAATATTAGGATTTAGTGCAGGGGAGACTCTTGGAAAGATTGAATCACGCTGCACGGCAAAGAAGCCACCGGCAGCCACCTGACTCTCAACAGTCACTGTTTGTAAGATCTGTGCGCATAAAATAGGACTAAACGGTGGAGAAATTCCACAATAGTCTAGTAGCTTCATGATTTTATTGCAAGTCCTGACAAGTGCTATCAGCTACGACAAAAGGtcccttaaaaatgaaaaattgcagAATTTCTTACAACAATTTTGTCTTTCACAATTCAAAATAAGGACACAGGTTCTGGATATTAGACTAGTAGATTAAGAGCCACTGTTGCCCTTGCAATGGCTGTAGAACTATGGTATCACAAGGTAAATAGCAATGGTGGGAAAAGAGATTATTAGATATTGACTTCATATGATGACACGTTGGTGACTAATGCAGTTAACTGAGTAAGTCAGGAGCCCACAGGAAAGAAAGAGTGCACTCCATCTTTATAACTGTAATATAGTTTAATAAATTGACTATCCACAAAggatatagaaaaagaaattagtaATAACCATCTAAATTGTTCCACCTTTGAAAATAAAGGGAAGTTCATTAATAAATTACTCCAGACCAATGTGTCTGCCACAGCCAAACTGTAACTGGTGGGATAGTGTAGTACACGAATGAGAAATAATGTGGAGCTGATAGCCAccttaggattaaaaaaaaaaaaaaagacaaaatgatggAACAGTTACAGAACCTGTCAGAGCAAGATGAAAAGGCTCAATGAATAATCTGTGCCTCAGTAGAAGAAAGTATCCATTCTACAACTGGCCAACAGAAAGAGTGAGTTAATAAAGATTCTTACTTTATTCTCATTCTTCTATTTGATCTCTTGACAATATCTCATTTTGGCCACACTCAACCAGAAATGGGGAGGAGGGTCAAGATTCTATCAGTGAAAACCTGTGGGTCATCTTCCCAGGGTATAAAGCAGAAtaaggaagagcagagagaatttACACAGAGGCAAAAATGAAAGCTATACAGCATAACTGTGTTTGCAAAGTATCTATGTTCATCTGTAATTCTTAAACCACCTTTTCCCTGTTAGTGGCCTTCTATATAGTGTGAAAATAATAGTTAGGTAAAGCAAGGGCTTCTTATTTTCCCTGCCAGCTGAAAGTAAAACTATATGGAGAAATGATTGCAAGTATTAAGTTTCATGGATATATCTCCATGGTCTAAGTCAAAATACCTTCTAACATTTCTCAGTCATGGGTTGATTATGCTCTTTATCAGCAGTCTCAGTGTAAAGTAAAATGGAAGGACTTTTGTCACATTAGTCATAGAAAATCTTCTCATTTCACTTGTCTCCCATGTCCCATGGGGTCTAAGGGGACTTTGTGGATTCAGTTGCTCAAGCCAATAGCAATGCTGTTTGAACGTAATGTATAATACAAAAATGGACAATTATCACAGTCATCACAATCCACACAGCCCATAGTCTATTGCCTAATTACTATGCCAAAATGTGACCAATCAAAGAAGTATGAACAAAGAAACAAGGGAGTTGGAGCAAATGGCTTAGCAATTGAGAGCActcatgtactgctcttgcagaggacttgggttcagttcccaacatacacatgacagctcacagaggACAGTAacatcagttccaggggatccaacatcctcttctgacttctgtggaacAAGGAACATGTacggtacacatacacatgtgcaggcaaaacactcacacacataaaaataaaaattaataaattttaaagagtcaATGCTCACTTCAGAAAACATGTACTTTCATTGGTGCAAGGAGCAGATATTATGCAACCAGCAACTGAGAGGATCAAAAAATACACCTTACGTCCAGAACATGAAGGGAACCATTCTTCTAGGAAAGGTTCGCTGTTACACATCATAAAATGGTACCAAACTAAGGCTGGCATCTGTCATCAACTTTTCTTCTTATAAAGAAGAGTATCTCCCCCCATCTCGTCAATAAAGATCTGTCTACTATCACTCCCATTTTTTAAGTTCACGATTTCTATAAtttaatatagtttaaaaataaagcaaactttCCGTAGAAATTGGGGTCTACTTCGCAAACCTAAACAGTTTTTTTCTGTAAAAACTAGACTACTTTAAATACACTGGACAAAGTACATATATGGTGACATTTAGGGCAAGGAGCTCAACAgcttgaagccaacctgggcaaggcccacttgaaaaagaaaagaaaagaaaagaaaagagagatttgtaaaagagaaagaggagagaaaagaaaaatgaatttcaggacaAATAGAAGAAGTGGAGTAGAGAAATAAAtttagaaagagggagaaaaccaGTTCACTTctgtggcaggaggattgtcacaagtttgaggccagtctgggataaaGACTGAGACACTGTGCCAAATACACCTTTTTGaaaaggatgaagaggaagaatgagcaaacaaagaaaagaatgggATTCTATTACTAGCatacgatatatatatatatatatatatactgaggAAACAAGTGAATACTTTTCTagtgagaacaggagaaaagagGGTTATGCCATGGATCATCTTCTGGCCTGCCCCAAGGGTGAGAATATTGCTAAACTCCCTGAGTAGTCATACAGACCTACCAATGACCTCACACACATTTCCTACTAAATGAAAGATGCCCCAGTCTTAATCCAACCTAGGATTTCCCGAACTGCACATGAAGATACTGTTCAGATCGTCAGCATTTAAATACGtggaaaaaagatttaaaaaaaaagaaaaaaaaaacctaggaagCCCTTCAGCCCATAGGAATTTCCACCAAGATGCCCTGGCCTGATGGTTGCCCCAGGTAGGCCTCAGTAGTCTTCAAGAAGGTGACAGCAAAGAGCTACAAGAGGAAATCTGTGTCAAAACTCCTTTAGTAGGGAACATTCCTGTGTGGTTATAGTGATATGTACAGGTCCAAGAAAACTCAGCTTCCTCCAATGCATGAGTAAGCGGTAGAACCTGCAGCAGTCTGCACTGTGCCTCAGTGGTTTGAAACCTGAATTATTCCCTTGGTCTCATTGTCCTTTTCCCCCATTCTGAAGACTGATTGCTCTATGCCCTCTCCCTGTACCTCACCCCTTGATTCCATTCTTACCtcagtttgggggtgggggttgctgtttttgtttgtttgtttttgtgttttgtttcacctgtttgttttcttgttttgttttgagtttagaGTTGGCATTGTTATATTAACTTCATATGCTTCacagttgaagattagatagttatagttaaagtttagatagttatagttttccttgttaagaattttagaaaagaaactcactaaagaggtgtaagtatataaatttgaaagacattataagatagttctgtaagtaatataagtaaggatagaaagtgaatcaggtacattttggacttaccaaaataggataggtaatggaattattttctctgaatttgtcaaatgcaaatggactagacattgtttaggtatttattgcttatatatattgtatatagttattgtactttttgtatatagtttttcttatattagttatacaaACACTGAACAAATCAATATTACAAAACATGCCCTGGTTTAAGGATCTcatcaaagagagagacagagagttggAAAACAAAATATGGTGTAATTAAACAccataaaataaaagccaaaaacaaaaaacaaaaaaaccacagctTCAAAGTTGATACACAGGTAGGAGAAATGTAAAATGGGGTTAGCATTGTACAACTCAAGCCAATATCTTAGAGGCTGAGATTGTGGTAGGAGTCCTGAAAAccaaggtggggtggggagaagggttGCACAGGCTGATCTGTGTCCTTGGGTGTATGTGACATCTCTCTTGCTCCCCCCACCCTGAATATACATGACACATCACCACAACTCTCCTAaaacctcttccttctcctcccttgaCATTAGAATCCCACACTATCGGTTTAGTATAACCAATGCAATGATAAGGTTCTGTGTATGAGAGACAAAGGTGCAAAAATCCTAAAAGGATTCTGTCTCACTGGATTCCAGGACTTAGTTCTTTTGAACCCCAGTCTGTGTTAGCACGACCAAAAGTTGTTTTCCTGAGAAAGCCTGGCATCACATATCTGTGATCAGAATCCCATAAGATTTGGAAGAGGCAAGTTCAGAGAATGTTCAGAGTCTATTATCTTAGAATACTGTTTGAGGGAAGCCTGGGAAAATGAAGGGGGAGGCTAGAAAGAGCTTGGAGTCAACATGGGGGCAATGGGTGAAAATCTTAAAGTAACTGTGAGTCTACCAAAAAGGTCAGGGTGGGGGGCAGTCAATGTAACTGAAATGACATAAGATGTCACATAATCACCAGTAAGGAAACTGGATACCAAGGGACAAATATGTAGGTGATGTGCTTAGCAAGGAGGTAACTTCTAAAATCACTGAAGGGGGCTCCATGCCTTCCTCGGACCTACGGAGACCTTAGACATGCATtttaaaggagaaacaaaagacGGCAGGTAGGCTAGGTGCACCCTTGGGGGAATGCAAGCCAAACCTTATGGGGGGGGGACAAGTTGCTGTCTGACATTCTTGCCCCCCATCAGCAATTACTGCTGGGCCCTGAAGCAAGGAAATCTGCCTAAAAGTTTCCGAGCAGAAAAGCAGTATAACTGAAGTGACCTGAAAGACCACACAATTACCAGTCAAGACATTGGTTCCCTACAGGGCAAGGCAAACGAGCTGGGCCGTCAAAATCAGCcaccatttcctttcctttgtccCTTGGAACTATACCAATTCAGTGACCAAATTGGGATCTTCTGCCTATGCAATGTCTAACTGCTGATCAGAATCACGTCTGATGTCACACCAGATGAATCAGGCTTTGGCATCTTCCCACATCACTTCGAGAAGTAGCGatgggaagggggtggggtggtggggtagGAAGCCGCGTTCCAGGCAAGTTATTATCATAGCTTAAGTTTAAAACTTTCAGGGGTCCAGAAAAGTATGTCTTTAAAGTCATCAGCAAAGCGGATGCTTTCTCACACCCTCCcgctgcttctgctgtcttcgATCCCTAGTCCCAACGCTAACGCCAGAGAGCTGGGTCCAGCTGTTGAAGACGTTCTGGGAAAAGTTCACCCTGGCGCCAATCTATGCCTTCCCTGCATCATTTACCAATCCCTGTGCTCCTTCCCTGGCTCAGCGTGGTCTGTGACATTTGCAGGGACTCACGTGGAGCGCCCAACCTCATGGTTCTGAGCGATGACTCCTAGGAACTTCCCAAGGACCAGATTGATGCAGGCTCTGACACgcaaaggggggagggggaagtgaACTGAGTGTTAGGAGGGCCTGGGGCAGCCGGCTGAGCTCCAGCAGAGTAGGGGTTCATCTCAACAGCTGGGTCGATTTCAGTCTTCATTCCCTGCTCCGGGTACTGGCACTGCTCCAATCAGAAGGCTGCTAGACATCCTCTCAGGCGCTCTCCCTGATTCACTTGGCTGCTCGTCTTGTACTTCCTTTCCTGGAGCTACAAGGGTTTGAAGTACAAATCCGAACCCGCCACCTAGATCCTTTCTCCATCCCTGCCATTGGTGCTGGGACACATGCCTGAGGCGATTCAAAGTTTCCCAAGCTGGTTGCGGGAGTGGGTGGGCAGGGAGCCTGAGCTGCTGCAGATAGCTGGTCAGAAGCCATGCCTACTCCAGGAGGTAAGCATGCTGGACAGGTCCCCAGCGAGCGTATAGCTGCAGACCAGACGTCACTGTGCACCTTACGAGAGACCCCACTACTCCTCATGGAGCATCTCCACTCCACAAAAGCCTAGATAATGGAGTTATGAAGGTCACTGGGTGCTTGACTTTATGCCTTTAGAAAATGATTACAGCTTTAGAATTGGACAGAGGAGTCCCCAGTCCATGACGTACCTCCTCCCCACGAGCTTAAGTGCTCGTCCTAAAGTTTTTGAAGATGAGACTCATTGGACATTTCCTCATATATTTCAATCTCTCATTGTTCCTGTTCCCACTGTTTTGGCTACAATTCCCCCAATGGCAGTCTAATGCCTTCAGTAGAAGTTATCTTAGCCCAAGGCTGCACTCACTCTCCAAAACGTATCATGCATTGAACACCGAGTTCCTCGGTAGCCATGAAGAGGGAAAGCACCAGCTTGAACTTGACAAAGCAAATGTTCAGGGTGTGCAGGATGGCAAATCATCAGTAACAATCCCTTGGAGTGGCTGTGGGTGGCAGAAGGTGTTTTTCCCTTCTGCAGAAAGGATCAGTCACAGAAACTGCCCAGTAGGAGAAAGATGTCAAAATGATGATAGGGTATCCATCTCTAATAGCACATAACAAGCATGTAACAAGTGTTCAGGGCAAAGctaaaaaaggagaaaggtgaGGGAAATTCCTgatgattttgctactgttaaaatTCCATAGATTTGGCTAgccctatttcttttcttttacatcatCAATTTAGAATTCTATAAAGAAAGAATGACATCAAAGAAAATCATTGGCCTAGAAGAAAAGAGCCCGTAGGCGTTTAGGTGTTATATATATGGAGCCAGAAAGCACTGGAGCATCAGGGAGACTCCAACTTGAGGCAACAGCATGGGTGAATATGGACCTTGTGTGGactgggaaggggagggaagggctggTGCCTGAGCACAGTCCTCGCATGTCTAGAAGCTGTCCATGCTTGGAGGGGAAAGTTCCGTGGGAAACAGTTGGGACTGGGCTTCAGTGAACATTTTCTTACCATGTTCTTTTCAGTTCTTCTCAGGGACCTCTTCATCTTGCAAGTTGTACAGTTGGTGCTAACTTACAACTTTTCTAACTGTAACTTCAAGaagatttcaaatatatattctgAAGCAGTTTTTCCTGACCTGAAAGAATATTTGAATGGGGTAagtgaagagatttttttttttgaagtatatATATTCTCAtgggaaaagaaagtaaagataCATGTCACACAAACAACAATTCAGCtttcaaggaaaggaaaataatttggaaaaactATCCCAAAACTTTCTTAGAAGGGGCATTTGAAATACCTTAGCATATAAAATGTGTATCCTCATTGCTTTTATGGAGCAAGCAGAAGCTGGTAATGGTTATGGATATTGGTCTACTCCTTGTTCCAAAGGGGGAATCCTTGTGAGATAAGAACTCAGGGGTGAAGACCGCTAAGAAGTGGAGCTATGTTTTATCGCTTTCTAGTGTTCTAGATATTTCAGGATACGGTTATGAGatgaaaaagtttaaaatttttaaaatatataggagtAACTGCTTTTCTGATAATTCGCATCCTTAGATACAGTGTGAATGAGTGCCAACTACGAAAGGCTATAAAGCAGTTTGTAGACATTCAAAGAACAGTCCTTGGCTGGAGGTGGTTAGTAAGCGCTAGGTGCAGGCATTCATGCTTGGGTGGGGCTAGGGCTCTCTCTCTGAAAGCTAGCAAAATCATAAAACTAAATGTTTCACCACTTTGTCCATCACATAGGGTCAAATCACTGGGTCGAAACTACTTTTAGAGATCTCTGGAAGCCTGGAAGCAAAGGGCCAGGGAACGATTTTTCTCTCCAATTTAGATCTTTATCCTAATTTGCTTTCTTCCAGAACACATTCAACCAAACCGAGACCTGTGACAACTCGGTGAGTAAAGTGGTCAGCAGTGCTGGCTTTCCCCAGGGGTGACGGGCATCCGGGAAGGGAATGGGGAAGAGCACCAGGCGGTAGCTGAGCTCCAGGACATGCTGGCTGCTGAGCCGAGAGGAGACATCTGGGCTGCCAGAGCAAGGCTGCAGTCAGTCTAGGACGCCACTTCtccttttaaaaggagaaagctgtAGAAACCCGCTCCAGCCCCGGGGAATAAAAGGCCAATGGGAAACCCGGAGAAACGAAGTCGAAACAGCTCCCGGGGTCCCGGGGCATCTACTGTCAGCGCAGGCTCTTGACAACTACTTCGGAGGCTGGGCGGAGCCAGCAGGGGTGGAAGCCCTTCCAGTAGGCGCTCTCGGCTACCCTTGCCAGGCCCCTCCCTCCTGGGGGTTGATTGCATTTCCCTCTCTCAACCCAGACTCTGGATTCCCATTCCTGACTCCTTCGTCTGTCTTCCgttcctctccccatcccctccctgccccctttcattcagtttttaatttctGGCGTTTTCTTTGCTCCCTGAACTTTGCCGCTTGTGAGCAGACAGATTGTCTCATGAAAATCGAGTACCATACTCTCAATCCTATTCCGGGCTGCCCGTCACTCCCCAAGAAAACATTCGCCTTGAGAACGAAGGAGGCCCTCATTAACCAATGCCCAGGCTACTCTGAAACTCAGGTAAGCCCAAAGCATCAAATTCCAGCTTTGCAATGAGTGGGAAGAAGGGAGACATGAATTAACTTGGGGCTTTAagggcagtgatttttttttttttttaattctgattttATCTTTTCGGGAGCAAATGAGCCAGGTGACCGGTCCGTTGAGCTTACCTTGACCGAGACACCCAAACACAGTATACTATTAGAGTTATAATACTGTTATATTTAGagttctattattttgttgttcttcGGTTTGAATTTTGGTTGTGAATACAAGTTGGTGTTTCAAGGTGTGATCAGTGATCCTCTCTCCTATGTCAGCAGATATGACAGTTCAAAAACTCAATTCCAGGGCACACAATCAGCACCTCCAAAATTCCTGGGTTGGTGCCCCTTAAATGGTTGCTGTTCTTTCTGTGCCTAGACAGTCGCTTTGTAGCTATGTGCTTTCCCTTAATATTTACCTTCCTCCCCACCCTAGTCCGCTTTGCCCACTTCGCTGCTTGTGTGGATGGAATTGCAATCTCTTTTTCATAGATCACATGTGTATGCAGTTAGATATAGAGATAAATGAATGGAGAATTAAGAGTAGGAGCTACGGAGACAGCCTGCCTGACTTTGAGCTGCAGAGATTTGGATAAAGTATTTAGCCTGGGGTGCTTTGGTAAAGCAAGTATGATACCATTGCATCCTATGCAGGGCTATTATGGGAACTAAATGAGTCAGcacatgtaaaagaaagcatttagaacagtgcctggcacataataATAGTTCCTCAACATTTACTTCACTTGACAAGTGGAATATTTGTTTtcgtgatatatgtgtgtatgcatgcatatatgtatacgtAGCTACACACGTAAACTTGTTAACTTAGTGGACTTTGTCTGTAACTtgaatgtaaatgtaaataaGACTGTCATGTTTTCATCAGGCTGGAAGTGGAAGCCACCTAGGTTGAGCTTGCCTGATAAAAACAGTACTAGGCAGCCATGTGAAAAACCTGTCCAGCTCTCTGCCTTCTTTTCATGGAGACCCCAATAAATCTGCAGATAGACacaatataatttattaataGATCCAGAGCCCAGGAGACAAATTTGATTAACTCTGTAGGCTTTGTGTGGAAAGGGGAGAATCTGGAGTAATTTATCCCAGCATCTTCCCAGCCCAGAGGTGAAGCCAGAGAAGACTGTAAGAAAATTCTATCCCTGGGTGCTCAGTCTGTCATGGCTCTAGGGCAATTCATTTGGAGAATTATCCCAGAATCCTCTTCAGAGTGGACCTTTAGGTATCGTGAGGTGGATGTGTGAGTAAGAAAACTTTGGTTTCGAAGAACAACTGAGTTTGTTGAATTATGCCTGccaaaacacaaatgacagcttgtGCCCTCTGGGAGCTTATCTTGTCAAAGAGATCATGAAACTgcaattttattcattcatttaattatgCAATAAATGTCTAATGTGTCTTATGTATAAAACTCTGTACTCAGTGTTTTGGGGAATACCCATGATGCAATAGCAGTGAGAGCCAAGTGAAAGGACACCTACTTTGAAGTCCAGAAGAGTTTCAGAAGGAACTGTCTGAGCCATGAGCAGAGGCTTTACAGAGGGGGTGCTGAGAGGCAGGGCATTCCTTTGGAGAAGCATATGCAGTCATACAGTGGACAAGTATTTGGGGAATTTCTTGGGAAAGGGATATAAATAGtaacataagctgtcacttgCCAGTTGTTAAAGAGAGCAAAAACTGATGTTGAGCATTTTctcctgtttcacagagaaacaatCCTCAGGAAATGAAGCAAGAAGATAAAAACATCTGCCTGAATCAAACCTCCCAAATACAATGTCTGTGGTTTATCTTCCGTCAAACTCTATGATATTAAActtatcttttgttttatagTATGGAAATATATCATGTTTTAGTAGATATAATACTAAGGGTGTGACATTTAAAAGAACACTAATGTTTAGTCTTTAATTATAGAAGGGATTCTTAACTTATTTTTGGCAAATTGCTACTGTTTAGTGTAGGCGCTTTAATGGGAGATGAGCATGGCCCCTCTAACGTCAATGGAAATATCTGCACTGGTGATGACCACCTTCTGAGCAGGTGCCTTATCTACACCTGCAGACAATACTCTAGGGCAAACCTAAAAGTGTAATAGGGAAGGgaattgaaagaggaaaaaacaaaggtTGGAACCAACGACAGCATCTAAACTCTGTTTAACAGCAAGAATTTTTCTATCTGTAATGATTCTTCTAACATTCTTATATTTGGCTAAGAAGAAAATGGCAGCAGAGGAAATTGTACAAGCAGATAGTGCCACAATGAAGCAGTCTGGAAGAAGCTTGTGGAATGTACAGCTGTGAATGCACTGTAAATCCAGCTTTAAAGGTGGCCTAACAGACAACAGCCCCTGAAGTGCTCTGTGCAGCTACCAGACATATATTTAAAGTTGTATGTAatgtatttctaatttattttgtgAGCACTTTTGAAAGTACACATGCTGCTTTGTAACGGatgtatttcttaataaaataattctcACGCTACTTTCTTATGAATGGTGTTTTTAATTGGTTAAACATTTTTCACACATACTTTTCTGGGTGACATCACTGCTGTTCACATCTTTACCTCCACTCGTGCCAACATCCCATTGGCCACACTTCCTTTTATATGCTACTGACCCTCCCTGCAGGAGAAAAAGTCTTCATAGATAGTTGGCTGAAAATATTTAGACATATGATTGGAGTGCATCATTTTTCACACTAGTAACTTTACACTATTGTGGAATGTCCCGTGCCTTGGTATAGATAAAACAGGCAAAGGTGAACAGTAGGTGTGAATTCTTTGTGGTGCACCTGTTGGAAAGCACCCTCCCCTTTGCCCTCAGATTTTCTTTCTGAGCACTGCTAGGAAAGGCAACCCTGGATGCAGAGCTCAGGCCGAGTAACAGTATACGGAAGCAGcttctccccactcccacccaccatGAGTAGAGATGTCCACCTGAAACTGATTTGAGTGCTGAAGCTAAgccaccaaagaaaagaaaaatcaaatgtcctcaacattttcttttttcttttttggtttttcgagacagagtttctctgtgtagctttgtgcctttcctggaactcacttggtagcccaggctggcctcgaactcacaaagatctgcctgcctctgcctcccgagtgctgggattaaaggcgtgtgccgccaacGCCCAGCTGCCCAAACCTGTCTTACTCACCAAAAAGGAGTTAACAATAAGCATCCAGTAACTATTGAAGAAGTGCCTACTATGAGCCAAGGTTTCTGGGTTGAGGTTTGGGCTGAATACTTAGATACAAAAGTAAGTAAGACAGTGCCCATATCTAGACAGGCTCAGAGGGGAACTGAACAAACAGTCATCAATAGTCCGTAACAAATTGACTAGTGTTGACCCATTAGTTTTCTTTTGCATGGAGTTAAATCAGGACAGGCACACTTCCAAGAGTCTTCCTAGTAATTGCTTACTAAGAGCTTTCAGTACCGTCTGAAGAAAACACCAATGGGTCTAGAAAAGGGCAGCATTCAATGATCTTCTGAATAAAAGCTGT
Proteins encoded in this region:
- the LOC118594958 gene encoding thymic stromal lymphopoietin, translated to MPEAIQSFPSWLREWVGREPELLQIAGQKPCLLQENTFNQTETCDNSETSGLPEQGCSQSRTPLLLLKGESCRNPLQPRGIKGQWETRRNEVETAPGVPGHLLSAQALDNYFGGWAEPAGVEALPTDCLMKIEYHTLNPIPGCPSLPKKTFALRTKEALINQCPGYSETQRNNPQEMKQEDKNICLNQTSQIQCLWFIFRQTL